ggaaaattTACAAGATATGGATGCTGCTGTTTTTCAAACAGATGATCATTTACTTCAAGAATTAATAGCGTGTAAAGATCAAAAGGGTAGACCTTTAGGTCTTACCTTAATTAGCCACAATAACACTTGCCTTTTGTGCAATTCGAAATTGCTGGTGAGAAAGGATCGGCCTTCTCCAGTTATTGTTTATGATGATAATTTGGGATCATTGCATGGTAGCCATTACCATAAATATTGTCAGAACAGGTCTTGTAGTTTTACCCAGTATTATGGCTACTACACTTTGCAAAGGAATGGCTCTACTACTGTCCTTTACAACAGTGACTGGAATTCCTTAGATTATTTTGTGTCATCTAGAGAGACTGTTTTTTCAATGACAGTGCTATTTAAATgtaaagctgaaattttaattgGTCAACTTAGTTTTAAGCAATGTGCAGACTTGTACAACTACATTCACAAGTATGGTACTGGTGACAATGCAAGGTATGTAAATATGAAAACATAATCATTTATGGATGCATACATGCAATCATTCCACCTACAACTATTATCACTGTACTGGCCTAACATTGTGATCCATTTACACCATACAGCAACAGTGCAGCTATTCTCATTGAAAGACAAATGCTTGATCGCAGACGAATAGAAGATGCATTTTTCCAGTTTGCTGTTCTGGAAGTAGTGCAATGGTACTCAGGAGAGTTTGACACATCAAAATTGCAGTTACACTACAATGCTACAAGTACTATTTATAATGTTACTGCCATCTATCATGGCCTTTAAAGTGGGCAGGTACAGTGGTATGATGCATATGTATAGATATGCATTAATTATCAGATTGTAGGACATCGTTGTGCACTACCAGGATGTGGCAAAGCTTTGGTCATAGATGGCAATATGAAGAATCATAGAAGTGTCTGTCGTGCAACAGCTGCTGGATACACTGAGTACAAAGGGCTTCCTGGTAGAGTACAGATAGGCTGTACCAATACACCTGCCTACAAATCATTGTATTGTGATTCACATAAACCTACGATTGCCAGTGCAGCTGAGTCAGATAAAATTGTAGGTGAAAGTCCTGTTGGCTTGATTATAGCAAAACGAGAAACAAGATCGTCGATTTTGTACAAAGTATGTATAAACAGAAAGTGGGTGTCATGTACACCCCATTTTGCAGGTAGTTTGGTTAGGCTATTCAGAAGCAGACAGTACTTGGGAGCCAGCCTCAAGTCTACCAGTAGGAATGGTTAGGGAGTATGAAGAAGGTGTAAAACGTGATTTGATCACAGATAATTACACTTCTGGTGGCCAAACAGTTTGTACCATGACTTCTGTTGTCAAATTCTTCAGTCACACCTGCTTCAGAAGCAAAGAAGTTGCGCTTAGAGTGTACTCCAATTGAGTCAGCTAGTATGGGGTATGTTAACTTGAATTTGTGTTTACATtaatatatatctatatatatatatatatcagagTATTTATTGATCAAGAATCTGGCACTTCAGTAGCACTGAAATGTAATACAGAGAAAGACAAACATCGTAAACATCACTACACTGCAGGTACAGTTTATGCATATATGGTGTTTGTAATATTTAACTTTGTAGTTTATGTACATTATGAATGTGCATTTATGGTTGTTAAATTATTGGTATGTtttaaagtagtgaaacatttACCATtctactttgttttcagctttgttTCACCTGTTATAAATGACaatacaagaagtgcctctctCTGCAATAAATCTAGTCATGCAATTAAACTAGCACCCCcactatcaattactgggaaAGCCATTCAGCCTTGTTTATTACCCATTATACAATGTTATAATCAGGAACAGCATGAGAAGTACCTCCAATCACAATGGAAATTATGGACAATCCTAGTGACAGCCAGTTGCAGTGGAGCCACACATGTTGCTGCAAATCATCATCTATGTGGTTGAAGAAAGAAATAGGCCACAAAAGTAGGACGCAGGCACATAAGTCCACGGTGCATGAACTCTACTTGTTGTGGTTGGTGAAAAAGCATGTCTTGGaccaaagcaatgtcaaacagtaaagaaatcaaggcTGTAGTGTGGTTGAATTATGCTTGGCttaaggcatcagttagttagttggcTAGTAACTATataacttgttggaagggtttagtGCCGCAAACATATCAGTGTAGGCTAGGTTTAATGCACAGGCACTACATCCTTCCTACGTTAATTCAGGAAATATTTAGTGTAACGATCCTAGGAAAAATTTTCATTTAGAAATATTTTATCCTGAAGCCTTTAACCAAGGTACATGCATGTTTGTAGGGATAGCTGCTGGTGCCTGGCCATGTGGAACAATAACAATGCTAGGAGAGCTTTTTGGAGCAGAGTCAAAGACCCAGATATATGGATTTGTACACACATTTCTTCAAGAGAATGAAAGAGAAACTAGCAGTCTAGGTAATAAATTTTAACTGCATATGCATACAGTTGACCACTAGACCAATTTCATAAAATTTGAGTATATCCAGAATAAAGGTGATATACAAGTATTTGGCCACTACAAAATGTATGCATAATGCATGTATTTGTAGTGGCCATGCAATGTCTCTACTGCACCCTAGTCTAAGTATGGTATGGATtagtagtgatgcactgatatcGATACTAGGTATCAACCCTATTTTGGCATTATCAGACTTGTATTGGCTATAAATGCCCGATACTAACTGACACTTTGTATGATGTCGTTTAATTGCTTTTCAATACAGTAGCGTGCATAGCAAATTGAATGCAGTTGAGCAAGAGCTGATATAAGTGCTGGATTCCTTGAAAGAAGCCAGCTACTGGCactattagtacagtggaaaggGCAGTAAGCCACTAAATAAGATTTATTGACGTCGTAAACAATCCTTACATTCGTGATTgatggccacaaaaccagcaaactcaGCTGGTTTATTTAGTTAGCTGGTTTTTACTTAGgtattttttgtaaatataaaGTCTGTCTGGCaaagtattggtatcggatcggtattggCCATTTCCACCTAAAATGTAGTTGGTATCAGAtcagtagtgaaaaagtggtatagGTGCATCACTATGGATTAGGGTATGTTTTCTGCTCCTATATAAAGTGATTGCTGCTTCTTAAGTTCATTAATAAGTTTTTTAAGAGACTTCGTACTATGTATGTTTTCTTTAATTGCATAAATTTGTTGCTCCCATACTTGTTAGAGTTTGTGATCTATGATGATGGATGCCACCTGAAAAGATTTGCTACAAGCAATAAAAGAAATGAATTAACACCTACAGCAGAACGTCTAGCATCTCTAAACTTTGTAGTGGATAGATTCCACTTTTCAGGACACACAGATCCTTGGTATAAGAAGAACTGTAATCCAGATTCATTTGAGGCTTTAAAAAGGTATACATAAAGTATGTAGTGACATGCCATGGTAGTTTAATATAGCACACATATAAAATATAGTCTATATACCGTATATATATGTGCAAAACATTACAACTGGTAAATTGTATAGGGGGCATCATTTGTAAGAGCATACATACTGTCATGTAGTTTACAAAATAGGTTAGTTACAGTCATGATttatacagtacaaaattattGTGTTAACAATTATGGTAACATCTCGTACAGTGTGATGGTATTGTACATacacattagggatcatggaaaaaaataaaaaaactataCT
The Dysidea avara chromosome 7, odDysAvar1.4, whole genome shotgun sequence genome window above contains:
- the LOC136259732 gene encoding uncharacterized protein, which translates into the protein MGVFIDQESGTSVALKCNTEKDKHRKHHYTAGIAAGAWPCGTITMLGELFGAESKTQIYGFVHTFLQENERETSSLEFVIYDDGCHLKRFATSNKRNELTPTAERLASLNFVVDRFHFSGHTDPWYKKNCNPDSFEALKRYT